Proteins from one Brevibacillus humidisoli genomic window:
- the ehuD gene encoding ectoine/hydroxyectoine ABC transporter permease subunit EhuD: MWDWNYAFSILPKLLEAALVTIAATFVGFVISVVFGLLLTLARRSSNRLLSLPAVGFVEFVRSTPLLVQVIFLYYAMPAWTGISLSAFTTGSIALGLHYSTYLSEVYRSGIDNIPKGQWEAATALNFTRAQTWLRVILPQSIPPIIPVMGNYLLVMFKDTPILSAITLVELLQTAKIIGSQTFEYVEPFTLVGLIFLLLSYPSSLLVRRLEARLQR; the protein is encoded by the coding sequence ATGTGGGACTGGAATTACGCCTTCTCAATCCTGCCCAAACTGCTTGAAGCGGCACTAGTAACCATTGCTGCAACGTTTGTCGGGTTTGTGATTTCTGTCGTATTCGGGTTGCTGCTGACACTGGCGAGGCGGTCTTCCAACCGTCTGCTCTCGCTGCCGGCCGTTGGGTTTGTCGAGTTTGTCCGCAGCACCCCGCTGCTGGTACAGGTGATTTTCTTGTATTACGCCATGCCTGCATGGACTGGAATTTCGCTATCGGCCTTTACCACTGGTTCGATTGCATTAGGTCTTCACTACAGCACCTATCTCTCAGAAGTGTATCGTTCGGGGATCGACAACATCCCCAAGGGCCAGTGGGAAGCAGCGACGGCGCTTAACTTCACGCGGGCACAGACCTGGCTCCGAGTTATTTTGCCGCAATCGATTCCCCCGATCATACCGGTGATGGGGAACTATCTGCTAGTGATGTTTAAAGACACACCGATCCTGTCGGCGATTACGCTGGTGGAACTGCTGCAAACCGCTAAGATCATTGGTTCCCAGACGTTCGAATACGTTGAGCCGTTTACCCTGGTCGGTCTGATCTTCCTCCTGTTAAGCTATCCTTCGTCGCTTCTGGTACGACGGCTGGAAGCACGTTTGCAGCGGTAA
- the lepB gene encoding signal peptidase I produces the protein MVSEIWSWIRSLAIALVFALLITIFVFQPYKVEGHSMEPTLQDQQRIYVSKLPHTFSYLPDYGDVVVIDSRTNRERTFVDEVSETPLIQLVTGVEGHFLYVKRVIGKPGDVLEFKNHKVYRNGTALDEPYIKEAMDYVADGKWVVPENHVFVMGDNRNNSKDSRDIGFIPLDHVLGTKIDFSL, from the coding sequence ATGGTGAGTGAGATCTGGAGCTGGATTCGTTCTCTGGCAATCGCTTTGGTGTTCGCTTTACTGATCACGATTTTCGTATTTCAACCATATAAAGTAGAAGGACATTCTATGGAACCTACCCTGCAGGATCAGCAGCGTATCTACGTTTCAAAGCTGCCGCATACGTTCTCGTATCTGCCGGACTATGGGGATGTCGTGGTGATTGACAGCCGGACCAATCGTGAGCGAACCTTTGTCGATGAAGTGAGTGAAACGCCGCTGATACAACTGGTCACAGGGGTAGAGGGACACTTTCTATATGTAAAACGAGTGATCGGGAAGCCAGGCGATGTGTTGGAATTTAAGAATCACAAGGTGTATCGAAATGGAACCGCGTTGGACGAACCGTATATAAAAGAAGCGATGGATTATGTAGCTGACGGGAAATGGGTTGTTCCAGAAAACCACGTATTCGTCATGGGTGACAATCGCAACAACAGCAAAGACAGCAGAGATATTGGGTTTATCCCTCTCGATCACGTACTGGGAACCAAGATCGACTTCTCTCTATGA
- a CDS encoding MFS transporter: MWKNRNLWILMIAEGGSGLGMWFGIIGNLEFLQQMVPSDFLKAAILLSGLFVGTLTAPYAGSVIDRQGGQAVMGWSGIARVCGLLFMFLALATDSVGWMVLFMVVNGVAASFYLPALQSLIPLIVEEKHLVAANGLHMNVATFSRIAGTALAGLLLTVTDLVGMYLVAMFGYLFLVLLTPFLRIDRGETGKAAPARGQEGIPACDRPPQEPAAAVADTGHRFADLLPVLRASSMVPQVLLLSFVPLTLLGCFNLTVIAISEQTADPSIKGLLYTTEGICAIAGTFAARMLSHRRNQIYVMTVSVLLVGLAYLSLTFAQHWPFYLTSFAVMGLGVGSFFPLSAALYQQQIPKQFHGRFFSLVDMMENSYFLFVMLTAGLLLDTIGLSLMALSMSSFSLCIIGYVIVRQLWRLPRSHQRTAGLDGDISQQP; the protein is encoded by the coding sequence ATGTGGAAGAACCGAAATCTGTGGATTTTAATGATCGCCGAGGGAGGCTCCGGACTGGGCATGTGGTTTGGAATCATCGGCAATCTCGAGTTCTTACAGCAGATGGTCCCTTCCGATTTCCTGAAAGCGGCGATTCTGCTGTCCGGCTTGTTCGTCGGCACGTTGACCGCTCCATACGCTGGCAGCGTGATTGACCGTCAGGGCGGCCAAGCGGTCATGGGTTGGTCCGGGATCGCCCGCGTATGCGGGCTGTTGTTCATGTTTCTCGCTCTTGCCACTGATTCGGTCGGCTGGATGGTTCTGTTCATGGTTGTCAACGGAGTGGCTGCTAGCTTCTATCTGCCGGCGCTACAGTCGTTGATTCCCTTGATCGTCGAGGAGAAGCACCTGGTGGCGGCAAACGGGCTGCATATGAACGTGGCTACCTTCTCCCGGATCGCTGGTACCGCCTTGGCCGGGCTGCTGCTGACTGTGACTGACTTGGTTGGCATGTATCTGGTGGCCATGTTTGGCTATCTCTTTCTGGTCCTCCTCACTCCATTTCTACGTATCGATAGAGGCGAGACCGGGAAAGCTGCTCCGGCGAGAGGACAAGAGGGTATTCCCGCCTGCGATCGCCCACCACAGGAACCTGCCGCAGCAGTAGCAGATACGGGGCACCGCTTTGCCGATTTGCTTCCCGTATTGCGAGCGTCTTCCATGGTGCCACAGGTACTGCTTCTCTCTTTTGTGCCGCTGACTCTCTTAGGTTGTTTCAACTTAACAGTGATCGCGATTAGCGAGCAGACAGCCGACCCCTCGATCAAAGGACTGCTCTACACGACAGAGGGGATCTGTGCCATCGCGGGAACGTTTGCGGCCAGGATGCTGTCGCACAGACGGAATCAGATCTATGTGATGACCGTCTCTGTTTTGCTCGTCGGTCTCGCTTATCTCTCTCTCACTTTCGCCCAGCACTGGCCTTTTTATCTCACCAGTTTTGCCGTAATGGGTTTGGGTGTAGGCAGTTTTTTTCCGCTCTCTGCAGCTCTGTATCAGCAACAGATTCCCAAGCAGTTTCACGGACGCTTTTTTTCGCTGGTCGACATGATGGAAAACAGCTACTTCTTGTTTGTGATGTTGACCGCTGGTCTCCTGCTAGACACGATCGGACTGAGCCTGATGGCCCTCAGCATGTCCAGTTTCTCTCTCTGTATCATTGGCTATGTGATCGTCCGGCAGCTATGGCGATTGCCCCGTTCACATCAACGGACAGCAGGACTGGATGGCGATATAAGCCAGCAGCCGTAA
- a CDS encoding MBL fold metallo-hydrolase, whose protein sequence is MLQITEFDAITCARTTVSGGGIKLDVYLYFMDGLLVDTGPSRMSRTLIPFFQDKPIEQVVLTHHHEDHTGLARWIEQNLGMTPYIHEKGIPLCQQRPSLPLYRRLFWGGREPFQPQPVPSTVETEHYQFEVIHTPGHADDHISLLNREQGWLFSGDLFVTSRPKSFFSFEAAPQIIRSLRSILSYDFSTLICSHAGVLFDGKKMIQTKLNYLEEVVGQVTALYEQGLTAKQIRQRLFPQIHPMQLLSGFENSPEHLIRSIVRELEVERNQP, encoded by the coding sequence TTGCTGCAGATAACCGAGTTTGACGCGATCACCTGCGCCCGGACGACAGTGTCCGGGGGCGGAATAAAGCTTGACGTCTACTTGTACTTTATGGACGGGTTGTTGGTGGATACCGGACCGAGTCGCATGAGCCGTACACTGATTCCGTTTTTCCAAGACAAGCCGATCGAGCAAGTCGTCCTAACCCATCACCATGAAGACCATACCGGCCTGGCTAGATGGATCGAGCAAAACCTCGGCATGACTCCGTATATCCATGAAAAAGGCATCCCCCTCTGCCAGCAGCGGCCATCCCTTCCGCTCTACCGCCGACTGTTCTGGGGAGGCCGGGAACCGTTTCAGCCGCAGCCCGTGCCCTCCACTGTGGAGACGGAACATTACCAGTTCGAAGTGATCCATACACCCGGCCATGCCGACGATCATATCTCGCTGCTCAACCGTGAACAAGGCTGGTTGTTCAGCGGCGATTTGTTCGTTACGTCACGTCCCAAAAGCTTCTTTTCCTTTGAAGCAGCACCGCAGATCATTCGCTCACTGCGCAGCATCTTGTCCTATGACTTCTCCACCTTAATCTGTTCACATGCCGGCGTTCTGTTCGACGGGAAAAAAATGATTCAAACAAAGCTAAACTACCTGGAAGAAGTAGTCGGACAGGTAACCGCACTCTACGAGCAAGGCCTAACGGCCAAGCAGATCCGCCAACGCCTGTTCCCCCAGATCCATCCGATGCAGCTGCTGTCCGGTTTTGAAAACTCGCCTGAACATCTGATTCGATCGATTGTACGTGAGCTGGAGGTGGAAAGAAACCAACCCTGA
- a CDS encoding RNA polymerase sigma-70 factor → MLFSLAYRMLGTVVDAEDIVQETFAMMGRIHQEHISNIKAYLCKMVTNRCLDHLKSAQKQREVYVGPWLPEPLVLQQDDDPLQEVISRDSLSIAYVTLMQQLTAVERGVFVLREVLQFDYSEIAEIVGKTEANCRKIFSRVRQKLAHEHPQQEVPYEENEKLLRGFITAIRRGDAQALLRFLSDDAVLYSDGGGKVRAALRPIYSRERVVAFLLGVAQKRAANIGLQIVNVNGSPGLLISEGSKYWSVFSYKLQGGQIAEIYLIMNPDKLRHLPQVPREDSDGSD, encoded by the coding sequence TTGCTCTTTTCACTGGCCTATCGGATGTTGGGCACGGTCGTTGATGCAGAAGACATTGTTCAGGAGACGTTTGCGATGATGGGTCGGATCCATCAGGAGCATATCTCCAACATCAAAGCGTATCTGTGTAAAATGGTGACCAACCGCTGTCTGGACCACCTCAAATCGGCACAGAAACAGCGGGAAGTGTACGTCGGCCCGTGGCTGCCGGAACCTCTCGTCCTTCAGCAAGATGATGATCCGCTGCAGGAGGTCATCTCCCGTGACAGCTTGTCTATTGCCTACGTGACCTTGATGCAGCAGTTGACGGCTGTTGAGAGAGGGGTGTTTGTCCTGCGTGAAGTTTTGCAGTTTGACTACTCGGAGATTGCCGAGATTGTCGGCAAGACGGAGGCAAACTGTCGGAAGATTTTTAGCAGGGTTAGGCAGAAGCTGGCCCACGAGCATCCCCAGCAGGAGGTGCCTTATGAGGAAAACGAGAAGCTGCTGCGTGGATTCATCACGGCGATCCGGCGTGGAGATGCCCAAGCCTTGCTTCGTTTCCTGTCGGATGATGCCGTCTTGTACTCCGATGGCGGAGGCAAGGTGAGGGCAGCTCTGCGTCCGATCTACAGTCGGGAGCGTGTCGTCGCCTTTCTCTTGGGAGTGGCGCAGAAGCGGGCTGCAAATATTGGCCTGCAGATCGTCAATGTAAACGGCAGTCCGGGACTGTTGATTTCAGAAGGCAGTAAGTACTGGAGTGTGTTCAGCTATAAACTGCAGGGAGGACAGATTGCGGAGATCTACCTGATCATGAACCCTGACAAGCTGCGGCACCTCCCGCAGGTCCCCAGAGAAGATAGTGACGGCTCCGACTGA
- a CDS encoding phytoene desaturase family protein, whose translation MTTTPARWEGKPWDTVVIGGGLAGLTAATWLARRGKQVLLLERSDHLGGRAMTEEREGCLFNLGPHALYKQGAGMNVLCELGVIPKGGTAGISGKLVMGERVYEMPLSPVSLLTSKLFSWREKKELIRLISRLPRVDTDAIQGISLHDWVEQQFQSESVKQLFYAISRLATYTNEPELTSAAAAIRQVKLSAKGALYLHGGWQQLVDGLLSQAVAAGATVHQKRQVTAIGGTAPEMIVTTADGHAFHTRSVISTLPPPGTVKLLRQEVPSRLAALGEAMIPVKGACLDIACKRLPRPDTSFALDLDRSLYFSNHSAAARLSRDRQHAVVHLFKYLRTGEEQDAAGHRQEMESFLDQLQPGWRREVLTSRYLPAITVSHRLPRVEPTSVTAEASSVADIPGLYLAGDWLTAEGLLADAALSSGRQAASCVLTLLTI comes from the coding sequence ATGACGACCACACCCGCCAGGTGGGAGGGTAAGCCGTGGGACACAGTGGTTATCGGGGGTGGCTTGGCAGGTTTAACGGCGGCCACCTGGTTGGCCAGACGAGGAAAACAGGTGCTGCTCCTGGAACGCTCAGATCATCTGGGAGGGCGCGCCATGACGGAGGAACGGGAGGGATGCCTGTTTAATCTGGGCCCTCATGCGCTGTACAAACAGGGGGCGGGAATGAACGTACTGTGCGAGCTTGGCGTGATTCCAAAAGGGGGAACGGCTGGCATCTCCGGCAAGCTGGTTATGGGAGAGAGGGTATACGAGATGCCGCTTTCACCGGTCTCTCTGCTTACCTCCAAGCTATTCTCCTGGCGGGAGAAAAAGGAGCTGATCCGTTTGATCAGTCGGCTTCCGAGGGTAGACACGGATGCGATCCAAGGAATCAGCCTGCATGACTGGGTAGAGCAGCAGTTTCAATCGGAGAGTGTGAAGCAGCTTTTTTATGCGATCTCCCGGCTGGCCACCTATACCAATGAGCCGGAGTTGACTAGCGCCGCTGCGGCCATCCGACAGGTGAAGCTCTCCGCAAAAGGAGCCCTCTACCTACATGGTGGTTGGCAGCAGTTAGTGGATGGTCTGCTGTCGCAAGCAGTGGCAGCGGGAGCGACGGTCCACCAAAAAAGACAGGTTACAGCGATCGGCGGCACGGCACCGGAGATGATCGTAACCACGGCTGATGGACACGCATTCCATACTCGCTCAGTCATCTCCACACTTCCACCGCCAGGTACTGTCAAGCTGCTGCGGCAAGAGGTGCCATCACGGCTTGCGGCACTCGGGGAGGCCATGATCCCGGTGAAAGGGGCGTGTCTGGACATCGCATGTAAAAGACTGCCAAGACCCGACACCTCGTTTGCACTCGATTTGGACCGTTCGCTTTACTTTTCCAACCACTCGGCAGCGGCCAGGTTAAGTCGGGACCGTCAGCACGCTGTGGTTCATCTGTTCAAGTATCTGCGAACGGGGGAGGAGCAGGATGCAGCAGGACATAGACAGGAAATGGAATCGTTTCTCGATCAGCTCCAGCCTGGGTGGCGGAGGGAAGTGTTGACCAGCCGCTATCTGCCAGCTATTACCGTGTCGCACCGCTTGCCGAGGGTTGAACCGACATCCGTCACAGCAGAAGCATCCTCGGTTGCCGATATTCCCGGTCTTTACCTCGCTGGGGACTGGCTGACTGCCGAGGGACTGCTGGCTGATGCTGCCCTGTCCAGCGGAAGGCAAGCCGCTTCCTGTGTGCTCACGCTGCTTACTATATAG
- a CDS encoding uracil-DNA glycosylase yields the protein MKILRNDWGPLLQDEFEKPYYLQLRQFLVEEYRTKTIYPDMYDIFNALHYTAYADTKAVILGQDPYHGPGQAHGLSFSVKPGVATPPSLQNMFKELQQDLGCTIPNNGYLVRWAEQGVLLLNAVLTVRRGAANSHRGIGWEKFTDRVISILNEREKPVVFLLWGKNAQEKRELITAPHHHIISSPHPSPFSANRGFFGSRPFSRTNQFLKSIGSEQIDWQIPDM from the coding sequence ATGAAGATATTGCGAAATGACTGGGGACCGCTCCTGCAGGACGAGTTTGAGAAGCCGTATTACCTGCAATTGCGGCAGTTTCTCGTAGAAGAGTATCGGACGAAAACGATCTATCCGGATATGTACGACATTTTTAACGCGCTGCACTACACGGCGTATGCCGACACCAAAGCGGTGATCCTCGGTCAAGACCCTTATCACGGGCCGGGGCAGGCTCATGGGCTAAGCTTTTCCGTCAAGCCGGGAGTGGCCACCCCGCCGTCCCTGCAGAATATGTTTAAAGAGCTGCAGCAAGATCTGGGCTGTACCATTCCCAACAACGGTTACCTCGTCAGATGGGCTGAGCAGGGGGTGCTGTTGCTCAACGCTGTCCTCACCGTACGGCGCGGTGCTGCCAACTCGCATCGGGGGATAGGCTGGGAGAAGTTTACAGACAGGGTGATCTCCATCCTCAACGAGCGCGAAAAACCAGTGGTCTTTCTCTTATGGGGCAAGAACGCTCAGGAGAAACGTGAACTCATAACGGCTCCGCACCACCATATTATCAGTTCCCCCCATCCCAGCCCGTTTTCTGCCAACAGGGGGTTCTTCGGCAGCAGACCATTCTCTAGGACCAATCAATTCTTGAAGAGCATCGGCAGTGAGCAGATCGACTGGCAGATCCCGGATATGTAA
- the ehuC gene encoding ectoine/hydroxyectoine ABC transporter permease subunit EhuC, which translates to MIDLLPALWNGIIVTVEVTLYSAFFALIISIVAGLSRLSKYAIVRQVTVVYVEIFRGTSLLVQLFWFYYVLPLLGVTLPTMVVAVLAFALNYGAYGSEIVRSAILAIPKGQWEASIALNMTPFQRMRVVILPQAFVRMIPPFGNLLIELLKGTALVSLITLNDLTAEAMLLSTTYIDKSTMILGSLLVIYFIIAYILTLAVRFIERKAAAGRS; encoded by the coding sequence ATGATTGATTTACTGCCTGCTTTATGGAACGGAATCATTGTTACGGTGGAAGTAACGCTGTACTCCGCCTTTTTTGCTCTTATCATTTCTATTGTTGCGGGTCTTTCCCGCCTTTCCAAATACGCGATCGTACGACAGGTGACAGTTGTCTACGTGGAAATCTTTCGCGGCACCTCGCTGCTTGTCCAACTTTTCTGGTTCTACTATGTGCTGCCATTGTTGGGTGTGACGCTGCCTACGATGGTGGTGGCGGTTCTCGCTTTTGCCCTTAACTACGGGGCGTACGGATCAGAGATCGTGCGCAGCGCCATTTTGGCGATACCAAAAGGCCAGTGGGAAGCCTCGATTGCCCTCAACATGACACCGTTTCAGCGGATGAGAGTGGTCATCCTGCCACAGGCGTTTGTACGGATGATTCCGCCCTTTGGCAACCTGTTGATTGAACTGCTCAAAGGAACAGCACTTGTCTCGCTGATTACGCTCAACGATTTGACAGCCGAGGCCATGCTGCTGAGTACCACGTACATCGACAAGTCGACGATGATCCTGGGCTCGCTATTGGTGATTTACTTCATCATTGCCTACATTCTGACACTTGCGGTCCGTTTCATCGAGCGAAAAGCCGCAGCGGGGAGGTCGTAG
- the ehuB gene encoding ectoine/hydroxyectoine ABC transporter substrate-binding protein EhuB: protein MKKFFHMLITLMMVGVLVGCGTQTSGSQAGTGDQPSGDSSSGEQSAETTLAKIKSAGKVTVGFANEKPYAYKDENGKLTGEAVEIARTILNKMGVKEMEPVLVEFGALIPGLKAKRFDMITAGMYITPDRCKSVAFAEPEYSIGEALAVKKGNPLNLKSYEDIVNNKEAKVAVMAGAAEEGYLKKMGAAEDQIVIVPDQPAAIKALQSDRVHAITMTGPSLQAVLDSANDDTLERVMDFDQPVIDGKGVRGYGATAFRQEDTALREAFNAELKKLKESGELLNIIKPFGFTEQELPGDMTAEKLCKPE, encoded by the coding sequence ATGAAAAAATTTTTTCACATGCTTATCACATTGATGATGGTGGGGGTTCTAGTCGGCTGCGGCACACAGACGAGCGGCAGTCAGGCAGGAACCGGAGACCAGCCGTCAGGTGACTCATCATCGGGAGAACAGTCGGCAGAAACGACGCTTGCAAAAATTAAGAGCGCTGGAAAAGTAACGGTCGGTTTTGCCAATGAGAAGCCTTACGCATACAAAGATGAGAATGGCAAACTGACAGGTGAGGCCGTAGAAATCGCACGTACGATTCTGAACAAGATGGGCGTCAAGGAGATGGAACCGGTACTCGTCGAGTTTGGTGCACTGATTCCGGGTCTGAAGGCAAAACGCTTTGACATGATCACGGCCGGAATGTACATCACGCCGGATCGCTGCAAATCTGTCGCGTTTGCTGAGCCAGAGTACAGCATCGGTGAGGCGCTGGCGGTGAAGAAGGGAAATCCGCTCAACCTGAAGAGCTATGAAGATATCGTCAACAACAAAGAGGCCAAAGTTGCTGTTATGGCTGGCGCGGCTGAAGAGGGCTACTTGAAGAAAATGGGTGCCGCTGAGGATCAAATCGTGATCGTTCCGGATCAACCCGCGGCGATAAAGGCCCTGCAATCTGATCGTGTACACGCTATTACGATGACCGGTCCTTCGCTGCAGGCAGTGCTTGACTCAGCAAATGATGACACTCTGGAGCGGGTGATGGACTTTGACCAGCCGGTGATTGACGGGAAAGGGGTCCGTGGCTATGGTGCCACTGCGTTCCGTCAGGAGGATACAGCTCTTCGCGAAGCGTTTAATGCGGAACTGAAAAAACTGAAAGAATCAGGCGAACTGCTGAACATTATCAAGCCATTTGGCTTTACGGAACAAGAGCTGCCGGGCGATATGACCGCTGAGAAGCTCTGCAAACCGGAATAA
- a CDS encoding glutamine--tRNA ligase/YqeY domain fusion protein, with protein sequence MITVEHKSASSNFIRTIIQEDLQSGKVDQIVTRFPPEPNGYLHIGHAKAICLNFELADEFKGKTNLRFDDTNPLKEDKEYVEAIKEDVKWLGFEWDGLYFASDYFEEMYNRAVLLIKKGMAYVCDLSAEEIREMRGTLTEPGKESPYRNRSVEENLDLFERMRSGEFKDGEKVLRAKIDMASPNINLRDPVLYRISHTPHHNTGTKWCIYPMYDFAHPIEDAIEGVTHSLCSLEFEDHRPLYDWVVRETEMEHQPRQYEFARLNLTNTVMSKRYLRQLVEEKVVDGWDDPRMPTISGLRRRGYTPEAIRTFAREIGVARSNSVVDVRMLEHFVREDLKLKAPRTMAVLRPLKVVIVNYPKDQVEMLDAEINPENPEMGIRQIPFSREIYIEQDDFMENPPSKYFRLFPGNEVRLKHAYFIKCVDVIKDEEGNVVELHCTYDPETKSGTGFTGRKVKGTIHWVEAKHAVPAEFRLYDSLIIDADDKADKSLLDLLNPDSLEITHGFVEPNMKETAPEDKYQFFRHGYFHVDPKYTTPEKLVFNRIVPLKSSFDPKKG encoded by the coding sequence TTGATAACAGTGGAACACAAATCGGCTTCCTCCAACTTTATCCGAACGATCATACAAGAGGATCTGCAGTCTGGCAAAGTGGATCAGATCGTGACCCGCTTTCCCCCGGAACCAAACGGGTATCTGCATATCGGACATGCCAAAGCCATTTGCCTCAACTTTGAACTGGCGGATGAATTCAAGGGAAAGACCAACCTTCGCTTTGACGATACCAACCCGCTCAAGGAAGACAAGGAGTACGTAGAAGCGATCAAGGAAGATGTGAAGTGGCTCGGTTTTGAATGGGACGGGCTCTACTTCGCGTCCGATTACTTTGAGGAAATGTACAACCGGGCTGTGCTGCTGATCAAAAAGGGAATGGCCTACGTCTGTGACTTGTCGGCTGAGGAGATCCGGGAGATGCGCGGGACCTTGACCGAACCGGGGAAGGAGAGCCCTTACCGCAATCGCTCGGTCGAGGAAAACCTGGACTTGTTTGAACGGATGCGGAGCGGTGAGTTCAAGGACGGTGAAAAGGTGCTGCGGGCCAAGATCGACATGGCTTCGCCCAACATCAACTTACGGGACCCGGTCCTGTACCGGATCTCCCATACGCCTCATCACAACACCGGAACCAAGTGGTGCATTTACCCGATGTACGACTTTGCCCACCCGATCGAGGATGCGATTGAGGGCGTCACCCACTCTCTCTGTTCCTTGGAGTTTGAGGATCATCGTCCGTTGTATGACTGGGTCGTGCGCGAAACGGAGATGGAGCACCAACCGAGACAGTACGAGTTTGCCAGATTAAATCTAACCAACACGGTGATGAGCAAGCGATATTTACGGCAATTGGTAGAGGAAAAAGTAGTCGATGGCTGGGATGATCCACGGATGCCGACGATTTCCGGGCTGCGCCGCAGAGGATACACCCCAGAAGCGATCCGCACATTTGCTCGTGAGATCGGTGTAGCCAGAAGCAACAGCGTAGTCGACGTCCGGATGTTGGAGCATTTCGTCCGTGAAGACCTGAAGCTGAAAGCGCCGCGGACCATGGCCGTTCTCCGCCCGCTCAAGGTGGTCATCGTCAATTACCCAAAAGACCAGGTAGAGATGCTTGACGCAGAGATTAATCCAGAGAATCCGGAGATGGGGATCAGGCAGATCCCGTTCTCTCGGGAGATTTACATCGAACAAGACGATTTCATGGAAAACCCGCCGAGCAAGTACTTCCGGCTGTTCCCCGGGAACGAAGTGAGATTGAAACATGCCTACTTCATCAAGTGCGTCGATGTGATCAAGGATGAGGAAGGGAACGTGGTCGAACTACACTGCACGTACGATCCCGAGACTAAGAGCGGCACTGGATTTACCGGGCGCAAAGTAAAGGGAACCATTCACTGGGTGGAAGCCAAGCACGCAGTTCCCGCGGAGTTCCGGCTTTACGATTCACTGATCATCGATGCCGACGATAAGGCAGACAAGTCGCTGCTCGACCTGCTCAATCCCGACTCCTTGGAGATTACCCACGGTTTTGTGGAACCGAACATGAAAGAGACTGCTCCAGAAGACAAGTACCAATTCTTCCGACACGGATACTTTCATGTCGACCCGAAATACACAACTCCTGAGAAGCTCGTCTTTAACCGGATTGTGCCGCTCAAGAGTTCGTTTGATCCCAAGAAAGGATAA
- the ehuA gene encoding ectoine/hydroxyectoine ABC transporter ATP-binding protein EhuA encodes MSMALEHYHDEVQETVSQRPMVRYRGITKKFGDLEILKGIDLDIAPSEKVAVIGPSGSGKTTLARLLMTLEEPTSGTIEVDGEMLWHKEVNGKLVRADEKHLHRIRGNIGMVFQHFNLFPHMTILRNCIEAPIRVLGLSKEEAVQRAVSMLEKVGLADKTDAYPAQLSGGQKQRVAIARALVMRPKVMLFDEVTSALDPELVGEVLSVIKEIAEEGEMAMMLITHEMDFARDVADRVIFTDGGLIVEEGPPQQIFENPQSERLQSFLSRFLNP; translated from the coding sequence ATGAGCATGGCACTGGAGCATTACCACGATGAGGTCCAGGAAACGGTTAGTCAGCGGCCCATGGTGCGCTACCGGGGAATAACCAAAAAATTTGGTGATCTGGAGATTCTAAAGGGGATTGATCTGGACATCGCTCCTTCGGAAAAAGTGGCCGTGATCGGGCCCAGCGGATCAGGTAAGACGACGCTGGCTCGTCTGTTAATGACATTGGAGGAGCCCACCTCAGGCACGATTGAGGTAGATGGCGAGATGCTCTGGCACAAAGAAGTGAACGGCAAGCTGGTACGTGCTGATGAAAAGCATCTGCATCGGATTCGCGGCAATATCGGGATGGTGTTTCAACACTTCAATCTCTTTCCGCACATGACAATCCTGCGCAACTGCATTGAGGCACCGATCCGCGTCTTGGGGCTGTCCAAAGAGGAAGCCGTGCAGCGGGCCGTCAGCATGCTGGAAAAGGTAGGTCTGGCGGACAAGACGGATGCCTATCCGGCTCAGCTTTCCGGGGGGCAAAAACAGCGGGTGGCCATCGCGCGAGCATTGGTGATGCGTCCCAAGGTGATGTTGTTTGACGAGGTCACCTCTGCGCTCGACCCAGAGTTGGTAGGCGAGGTCCTCTCTGTTATCAAGGAGATTGCCGAAGAGGGCGAAATGGCGATGATGCTGATCACACATGAGATGGATTTCGCGCGAGACGTAGCGGACCGCGTCATCTTTACCGACGGCGGATTGATCGTAGAAGAAGGTCCGCCGCAGCAAATCTTTGAGAACCCGCAGAGTGAACGGCTGCAGTCGTTCCTCAGTCGGTTCCTCAATCCGTGA